A DNA window from Arachis hypogaea cultivar Tifrunner chromosome 18, arahy.Tifrunner.gnm2.J5K5, whole genome shotgun sequence contains the following coding sequences:
- the LOC140181432 gene encoding secreted RxLR effector protein 161-like, producing MGRPIAQLEYASAIGSLMYAMHCSRPDIAFAVYKLSRFTGKPSNQHWKAITRVLGYLKKTINLGLHYSDYPAVLEGYSDASWITNLSDNKSTSGWIFTIGGGAISWASKKQTCITHSTIEAEFVALSVAGKEAEWLRNLLYDIKLWPH from the coding sequence ATGGGAAGACCTATAGCACAATTAGAATATGCTAGCGCTATAGGAAGCTTAATGTATGCAATGCATTGTTCTAGACCTGATATAGCATTTGCTGTGTACAAATTATCAAGGTTTACAGGAAAGCCTAGCAATCAACATTGGAAAGCTATAACAAGAGTTCTtggttatctcaagaaaaccataaacTTGGGATTACATTATAGTGATTATCCCGCAGTTTTAGAAGGTTATTCCGACGCAAGTTGGATTACAAATCTTAGTGATAACAAATCCACTTCAGGATGGATTTTCACCATAGGTGGTGGAGCAATAAGTTGGGCTTCAAAGAAACAAACATGTATTACACATTCTACTATAGAGGCTGAGTTTGTAGCTTTATCAGTCGCAGGTAAAGAAGCGGAATGGTTAAGAAATCTGTTATATGATATAAAGCTGTGGCCACATTAG